The proteins below are encoded in one region of Chloroflexota bacterium:
- a CDS encoding phosphomethylpyrimidine kinase — protein sequence MRRGTKQAERVLGNLVSAVEMLQGCPEFSYLVPEVRVNLVYALPGAKTPEEVAAIEGRITVVRGLPHAAGLPRWGASDHMARLLIEVRKYDPTVNAGINFKCDAAVMKVVQKYCSERGILFGGIDRSQEPAAVAKRDGASMSWKVEQLFTRYGSIPRLFYEGEGWGKEPLFVALGKDAVEVARIAIELARRCPDARTAGRELEAHTSPTRGNEN from the coding sequence ATGAGGAGAGGGACGAAACAGGCAGAGAGGGTTCTGGGTAACCTGGTATCGGCCGTTGAAATGTTGCAGGGTTGCCCGGAGTTCTCCTACCTTGTGCCTGAGGTGAGGGTCAACCTGGTCTATGCCCTGCCGGGGGCAAAGACACCTGAGGAGGTGGCTGCTATCGAGGGCAGAATAACCGTGGTGCGGGGTCTGCCACATGCCGCTGGCCTGCCGAGGTGGGGAGCATCAGACCACATGGCGAGACTCCTTATCGAAGTGCGGAAGTACGATCCCACCGTCAACGCTGGCATAAACTTCAAATGCGATGCGGCGGTGATGAAAGTGGTGCAGAAGTACTGTTCCGAACGGGGGATACTCTTTGGCGGCATTGACCGGAGCCAGGAACCGGCCGCTGTAGCAAAGCGAGACGGGGCTTCAATGTCCTGGAAGGTGGAACAGCTCTTTACCCGCTACGGCAGCATCCCCAGGCTATTCTACGAGGGGGAGGGCTGGGGGAAAGAGCCGCTTTTCGTAGCTCTAGGCAAGGATGCCGTCGAAGTCGCCAGGATAGCGATAGAATTAGCCCGGCGATGCCCGGACGCCCGCACAGCGGGCCGGGAATTAGAAGCACACACTTCCCCGACAAGAGGCAATGAGAACTAA
- a CDS encoding acetyl-CoA acetyltransferase, with protein MPGSIKDRVAIVGMGCTQFGELWGKGPNDLILDAVNEALADAGIEIKDVQAVWSGTLFSGSGGRTVSEALRLQYVPVSRLENACASGHEAVRGAAYAIAAGIYDICLAVGYEKLKDEGASGLPGMENRTNTHYQSSMPGVFAMMATRYFNRYGLSPEEGKAMLAKISVKSHHNGAMNPKAHLRREITLEQVLNAPIIAWPLGLFDCCGVSDGGAAAILVRADMVKSFPNTPMYIKALQICASPTTGRLVTTYDYTHVEEAYRAGIAAYKEASITNPRKEISMAEVHDCFSITEAVTMEDLQFSPRGGVKEDVNAGTFELTGPLPVQPDGGLKCFGHPIGASGIRMLYEPYLQFRGKAGKRQMKNPKLALAHNMGNEPYAPVVSVCIVGL; from the coding sequence ATGCCAGGGAGCATTAAGGATAGAGTTGCCATTGTAGGTATGGGTTGCACCCAGTTCGGAGAGCTTTGGGGAAAGGGTCCCAACGACCTCATTCTGGATGCTGTGAACGAAGCCTTGGCTGATGCCGGCATTGAGATAAAAGACGTTCAAGCGGTTTGGTCAGGCACCCTCTTCAGCGGCTCCGGTGGCCGTACGGTCAGCGAGGCCTTGAGGCTCCAGTACGTACCAGTTTCGAGGCTGGAGAATGCTTGCGCCTCTGGTCATGAGGCAGTTAGAGGCGCTGCCTATGCCATAGCCGCTGGCATCTACGATATTTGCTTGGCTGTGGGCTATGAGAAGCTGAAAGATGAGGGGGCAAGTGGATTACCTGGCATGGAGAACCGCACCAATACCCATTACCAGTCCAGCATGCCGGGCGTATTCGCTATGATGGCCACCAGGTACTTTAACCGTTATGGGCTCAGCCCTGAGGAGGGCAAGGCCATGCTGGCTAAGATCTCGGTGAAGAGTCACCATAACGGCGCTATGAATCCTAAGGCCCATCTCAGGAGAGAGATAACGCTGGAGCAGGTATTGAATGCTCCTATCATCGCCTGGCCCCTGGGGCTATTTGATTGCTGTGGCGTATCCGATGGCGGCGCTGCTGCTATCCTGGTTCGCGCTGATATGGTCAAGAGTTTTCCTAACACCCCTATGTACATCAAGGCCCTCCAGATATGCGCCAGCCCGACCACAGGTCGGTTGGTTACTACCTATGACTACACCCATGTTGAAGAAGCCTATCGTGCTGGAATAGCCGCCTACAAAGAGGCCAGCATCACCAATCCTAGGAAAGAAATAAGCATGGCAGAGGTTCATGACTGCTTCTCCATCACTGAGGCTGTCACCATGGAGGATCTCCAGTTCAGTCCCAGAGGCGGGGTGAAGGAGGACGTGAATGCTGGCACCTTTGAACTAACTGGGCCGCTACCAGTTCAGCCCGACGGTGGTCTTAAGTGCTTCGGGCACCCCATTGGCGCCTCGGGAATAAGAATGCTTTATGAGCCTTATCTCCAGTTCCGGGGCAAGGCTGGGAAGCGCCAGATGAAGAACCCGAAGCTAGCGCTGGCTCATAACATGGGCAATGAGCCTTACGCCCCGGTAGTCAGCGTCTGCATTGTCGGGCTTTAG